From the genome of Cyanobium sp. ATX 6F1:
GGCCGGCACCACCCACGTGCTCGTCACGATTCCCCCCGCCACCGATGGACGCGATCCTGTGCTCACCTGGCTGGCCGCTCACCTGGCCCGCTTGCCCCTGCGCTGGCTGGGCTACCTCTCCACCACCGGCGTCTACGGCGACACCCAGGGGGCCTGGGTGAACGAAGATGCCCCCACTCCTGCTGGGCTCGGGCGCAGCCAGGCGCGGCTGAACTGCGAAGCCGCCTGGCGCTCCAGCGGACTACCGGTGCAGGTGTTCCGGCTGCCGGCCATCTACGGTCCCCAGCGTTCAGCCTTCCGCTCCCTCGCCCTTGGACAGGGGCGTTTGATCCATAAGCGGGGCCAGGTGTTCTGCCGCATCCATGTGGATGACATCGTCGGGGCGCTGCTGCATTGCTTAAGCCTGGAGGCGCCGCACCGCCCGCCGGTGCTGAATCTCAGCGACGATGAGCCCTGCCCCACCAGCGAGACCCTGGGCTACGCCGCCCACCTGCTGGGCTGCCCCCTGCCGGAGGTCCAGAGCTTTGAGGAGATCGCTGCGACGATGGGCCCCATGGCCCAGAGCTTCTGGCTGGAGAATCGTCGGGTGTGCAACCGCAGGCTCTGCCAGGAGCTGGGCTATGTGTTGCGGTATCGCACCTATCGCGAAGGCTTTCGCTCGATTCTGCTGGCGGAGCGTCAGGAAGGATCTGAGGCTTCAAACCCCTAGCAGAAAAACATCGCTACTCGGCTTTGACCAGGTCGCGGAAGCTCTTGTAATTGCTTGGTTGGGGTGTAAGGGGGTCGGTGGTCTCGTTGGTTTTATAGATATCTGTGTTCCAGGACTTCGCATTGGGCAGCTTGATATCACGGGCCATGCGGTCCCAGTTGGCCACCACCCACTCTTTATCCAAGGCGACACCGGCCCCCACCAGCACCAGTCCCAAAAGGAGCCAACGAAACATGAACCGTCTGCCCAACCGATCAGAGAGTAACGCGATTCGACTGGCGATTTCCGTAGGCGATCCTGCAGGCATCGGGTCCGAAGTGACCCTCAAAGCCCTGCACCGGCTCCGTCATCTCGAGCTTCATCCCGTGCTGGTGGGCTGCCGTCGCCAGCTGGAGCAGAGCTACCAGGGGTTGCGGGCCCTCAGCACCGAGCCGCTGATCGACCCCGCAGAGCTCGACATCATCGATCTTCCCTTGCCGCAAACAGTTCCAGCCGGTGAGGGAACGGCGATCAGTGGGCAGGCCAGTTTCCGCTGGCTGACCGCCGCCGCCGAACGGGTGCTGAACGGAGATTGCCAGGCCCTGGTCACCGCCCCGATCGCCAAACATGCCTGGCATGCCGCCGGCCATCACTACCCCGGCCAGACCGAACGGTTGGCGGAACTCTGCGCTGTGAGCGAAGCCTCGATGCTGTTCACGGCCCGCTCTCCCCATGGCTCCTGGCGGCTGAACACCCTGCTGGCCACCACCCACCTACCGCTGGCCCAGGTTCCCGACGCCCTGGACGCCCGAAGGGTGGAAATGAAACTTGATGTACTGCGCCAGTTCAGTCTTCGCTTCAACCCCACACCACAACTGGTGGTGGCGGGCTTGAACCCCCATGCGGGCGAAGCCGGCGTCCTCGGGGAGGAAGAGGTCACCTGGCTGGTACCCCTGCTCGAGCGCTGGCGCGGCCAGCACCCGGAGGTGGATCTGGTCGGTCCCCTGCCGCCGGACACCTGCTGGCTGAGCGCCGCCGAGGCCTGGCGCCGGGGCGGCGGCGGACCGGACGGATACCTGGCCCTCTACCACGATCAAGGGCTGATTCCGGTGAAACTCCTGGCCTTCGACGCGGCGGTGAACACCAGCCTCGGGCTGCCGTTCCTGCGCACCTCCCCCGACCACGGCACGGGCTTTTCGATCGCCGGCCAGGGGATCGCCCGACCCGACAGCATGCAGGCGGCCCTGGAAACGGCCCTGGAACTCAGCCCGGCTTGACCCGCATCAGCACCTGGCCGAATTCCACCGGGGTGCCGTTGTCCAAGAGGATCTCGACCACCTCACCGCTGAACTCGGTTTCAAGCTCGTTCATGAGCTTCATCGCCTCAAGGATGCAGACGGTCTGACCGACGCTGATGCGCTGGCCGATCTCGACGAAATTGGGCTCACCGGGGGCCGAAGCCCGGTAGAACGTCCCCACCATCGGGGCCGTGATCGCCACCAGATCCCCACGGACGGCCGCCGCCGCGGGAGGAGCCGCCGATGGCACCGCGGTCGCCCCAGGCGGCGTCACCGCCGCCACGGGAGCGGCCGGGGCCAGCGGAGCGGCCGGCAGCAGCGACACCGCCTGGGCTGCGGGCAGGTTGCGCCGCACCTCAAGACGGAAGTCGTCGCCCTCGAGCTTGAGTTCCTGGATATCGCTGGCCCCCAGCAGGGCCAGCAGCTTCTGAAGCTGGTCGTAATCAAGCTGCATGGCGGCGCCTCAGGACTCCCGTCCCAGATAACTGTCAGTGCGGGTATCGATCTTGATCTTTTCGCCGATCGTGATGAACAGCGGCACCATCACCTGGGCACCGGTTTCGACGATCGCCGGCTTGGTGCCGCCTGTGGCGGTGTCGCCCTTGACACCGGGATCAGTCTGGGTGATCTCAAGCACCACCGAATTGGGCAGCTCCACCTCCAGGGGCTTGCCATTCCAGGAGACGACACTCACCGCCATGCCTTCTTTGAGGTATTTGCGGCCATCACCAATCTGTTTGGCCGTGAGCCGGGTCTCCTCGTAGGAGGCCATGTCCATGAAGACGTAGTCCTCGCCCTCCATGTAGGTGTGCTGGAGGGTGGCCTTCTCGAGCAGGGCCTGGGGCATGGTCTCCCCGGCCCGAAAGGTCTTCTCGACCACGTTGCCGCTCTGGACCCCCTTGAGCTTGGTGCGCACGAAGGCAGAGCCCTTGCCGGGCTTCACATGCAGGAACTCCACCACCCGCCAGACCTGGCCATCCAGCTCAATCGTTGTACCGGTACGAAAGTCGTTGCTGGAGATCATTCCGGCGGAACGGGTTCTGGCGGATTGTACGGCTGTGCCAAAGTCCAGTCAGAGGCTGGATTGGCCATGACAGGCACAGATCGAAGGATCGACGCAAGGCAAGGCGGGCAGGCCCTCGCCTGGCTGTTGGCCCTGGTGCTGGGCGGCCTGGTGAACCTCTCGGGCGCGGTCCCGGTCCTGGCGGCCCTGCCCCCCGGCAACGCCATCACCGACCCCGCGGCGCTGCTGCGGGATGCCCTGCCGGTGGACCAGCCCCAACTGCAGGATCTGCAGCACCGGCTGGAGAACTCCAGCGATGATCTGCGGGCCAAGCGCTGGAGCGCCCTGGCCAACACGGTGCGGCGCACACAGTCGCTGTTCAGCGGCCAAAGGGGGGCGATCCTGGCCAGCTTCCCGGAGGCCGACCGGGCCGCCACTGGGGCCCTGCTCGATCAACTCGATGGGCAGTTGCAGGCCCTGGCCGCCACCACCGA
Proteins encoded in this window:
- a CDS encoding SDR family NAD(P)-dependent oxidoreductase, yielding MSTEPVNPLPSPVALTQAPEGLRGGKLLVLGGGYTGERFARAVAALGVPVVLTRRQPPRPAPPVQPLISWDVFDGEKGLLPSDEAWAGTTHVLVTIPPATDGRDPVLTWLAAHLARLPLRWLGYLSTTGVYGDTQGAWVNEDAPTPAGLGRSQARLNCEAAWRSSGLPVQVFRLPAIYGPQRSAFRSLALGQGRLIHKRGQVFCRIHVDDIVGALLHCLSLEAPHRPPVLNLSDDEPCPTSETLGYAAHLLGCPLPEVQSFEEIAATMGPMAQSFWLENRRVCNRRLCQELGYVLRYRTYREGFRSILLAERQEGSEASNP
- the pdxA gene encoding 4-hydroxythreonine-4-phosphate dehydrogenase PdxA; translation: MNRLPNRSESNAIRLAISVGDPAGIGSEVTLKALHRLRHLELHPVLVGCRRQLEQSYQGLRALSTEPLIDPAELDIIDLPLPQTVPAGEGTAISGQASFRWLTAAAERVLNGDCQALVTAPIAKHAWHAAGHHYPGQTERLAELCAVSEASMLFTARSPHGSWRLNTLLATTHLPLAQVPDALDARRVEMKLDVLRQFSLRFNPTPQLVVAGLNPHAGEAGVLGEEEVTWLVPLLERWRGQHPEVDLVGPLPPDTCWLSAAEAWRRGGGGPDGYLALYHDQGLIPVKLLAFDAAVNTSLGLPFLRTSPDHGTGFSIAGQGIARPDSMQAALETALELSPA
- the accB gene encoding acetyl-CoA carboxylase biotin carboxyl carrier protein, giving the protein MQLDYDQLQKLLALLGASDIQELKLEGDDFRLEVRRNLPAAQAVSLLPAAPLAPAAPVAAVTPPGATAVPSAAPPAAAAVRGDLVAITAPMVGTFYRASAPGEPNFVEIGQRISVGQTVCILEAMKLMNELETEFSGEVVEILLDNGTPVEFGQVLMRVKPG
- the efp gene encoding elongation factor P — encoded protein: MISSNDFRTGTTIELDGQVWRVVEFLHVKPGKGSAFVRTKLKGVQSGNVVEKTFRAGETMPQALLEKATLQHTYMEGEDYVFMDMASYEETRLTAKQIGDGRKYLKEGMAVSVVSWNGKPLEVELPNSVVLEITQTDPGVKGDTATGGTKPAIVETGAQVMVPLFITIGEKIKIDTRTDSYLGRES